One part of the Denticeps clupeoides chromosome 8, fDenClu1.1, whole genome shotgun sequence genome encodes these proteins:
- the LOC114796081 gene encoding interferon gamma receptor 1-like isoform X1 yields the protein MSPPGTVVLFCLFAGCVAAGSIKPPSNLTVSCHNLKNVIYWNYTDPSVKPVFKVEIRQYDSETMHTVNITETSLDISSYTDNIKTSYMVSVRAAVGFEVSEVETAEFSYDTDLGVQQSCAMDFPSLNVTTEPGRITFRFLYPLFLHKDLVEKEKFTYSTFTSHDDKTWEMSCLLTDDFCSGSVFTNESTGHCIILKVDGFYGSLQLTTDRTVCIKDGIQCHVYIILGTVTFLIILVVIVVVLLIWRRVIKEQVLHFTSVIPSSLSPNSGTGDSTLKPESPCLSPVVTTGQTPLLTLEDCGKGDTVLSESCDVILENGHFPIGVPAASEEELVEPESKYDYEQRGTLDATMLERSDYDSPHCPLEMSPGDMVDGYGLRS from the exons ATGTCACCGCCGGGTACCGTcgtgcttttttgtttgttcgcAGGGTGTGTGGCAGCAGGCAGCA TTAAACCCCCATCGAATTTGACTGTTTCCTGCCACAATCTCAAGAACGTGATCTACTGGAATTATACAGATCCATCTGTGAAACCTGTCTTCAAGGTGGAGATTCGGCAATATGA TTCTGAAACTATGCACACTGTGAACATCACAGAAACCAGCTTGGACATATCTTCATATACGGATAACATTAAAACATCGTACATGGTTTCTGTTCGCGCTGCTGTGGGATTCGAGGTGTCTGAAGTTGAGACTGCTGAATTCAGCTATGATACCGACCTTGGCGTTCAACAATCCT GCGCCATGGACTTCCCATCTCTGAATGTGACCACAGAACCTGGACGAATCACGTTCCGGTTCCTCTACCCCTTATTTTTACACAAAGACCTGGTGGAAAAAGAGAAATTTACTTATTCTACTTTCACCAGTCATGATGAT AAAACATGGGAAATGTCCTGCCTCCTTACAGATGATTTCTGCAGTGGATCTGTTTTCACCAATGAGAGCACTGGACATTGCATCATACTAAAAGTTGATGGGTTCTATGGCAGCCTTCAACTTACCACTGACAGAACTGTGTGCATCAAAGACGGGATACAGT GTCATGTGTACATCATTCTTGGCACAGTCACCTTCTTGATAATCCTGGTGGTGATTGTAGTAGTTCTGCTCATATGGCGGCGGGTGATTAAGGAACAAGTATTACACTTCACTTCTGTCATTCCA AGTTCCCTCAGTCCAAATAGCGGAACAGGTGACTCTACTTTGAAGCCAGAGTCACCTTGTTTAAGTCCAGTGGTGACAACTGGTCAAACACCTCTCTTGACTCTTGAAGATTGTGGTAAGGGAGATACAGTGTTATCTGAATCATGTGACGTCATCCTGGAGAACGGGCACTTTCCAATCGGGGTGCCTGCAGCATCTGAGGAGGAATTAGTGGAACCAGAATCAAAATATGACTATGAGCAGCGTGGTACCCTTGATGCCACCATGTTGGAAAGGTCTGACTATGACAGTCCTCACTGTCCGTTAGAGATGAGTCCAGGAGACATGGTAGATGGTTATGGACTTCGCTCCTGA
- the LOC114796081 gene encoding uncharacterized protein LOC114796081 isoform X2: MSPPGTVVLFCLFAGCVAAGSIKPPSNLTVSCHNLKNVIYWNYTDPSVKPVFKVEIRQYDSETMHTVNITETSLDISSYTDNIKTSYMVSVRAAVGFEVSEVETAEFSYDTDLGVQQSYDFCSGSVFTNESTGHCIILKVDGFYGSLQLTTDRTVCIKDGIQCHVYIILGTVTFLIILVVIVVVLLIWRRVIKEQVLHFTSVIPSSLSPNSGTGDSTLKPESPCLSPVVTTGQTPLLTLEDCGKGDTVLSESCDVILENGHFPIGVPAASEEELVEPESKYDYEQRGTLDATMLERSDYDSPHCPLEMSPGDMVDGYGLRS; the protein is encoded by the exons ATGTCACCGCCGGGTACCGTcgtgcttttttgtttgttcgcAGGGTGTGTGGCAGCAGGCAGCA TTAAACCCCCATCGAATTTGACTGTTTCCTGCCACAATCTCAAGAACGTGATCTACTGGAATTATACAGATCCATCTGTGAAACCTGTCTTCAAGGTGGAGATTCGGCAATATGA TTCTGAAACTATGCACACTGTGAACATCACAGAAACCAGCTTGGACATATCTTCATATACGGATAACATTAAAACATCGTACATGGTTTCTGTTCGCGCTGCTGTGGGATTCGAGGTGTCTGAAGTTGAGACTGCTGAATTCAGCTATGATACCGACCTTGGCGTTCAACAATCCT ATGATTTCTGCAGTGGATCTGTTTTCACCAATGAGAGCACTGGACATTGCATCATACTAAAAGTTGATGGGTTCTATGGCAGCCTTCAACTTACCACTGACAGAACTGTGTGCATCAAAGACGGGATACAGT GTCATGTGTACATCATTCTTGGCACAGTCACCTTCTTGATAATCCTGGTGGTGATTGTAGTAGTTCTGCTCATATGGCGGCGGGTGATTAAGGAACAAGTATTACACTTCACTTCTGTCATTCCA AGTTCCCTCAGTCCAAATAGCGGAACAGGTGACTCTACTTTGAAGCCAGAGTCACCTTGTTTAAGTCCAGTGGTGACAACTGGTCAAACACCTCTCTTGACTCTTGAAGATTGTGGTAAGGGAGATACAGTGTTATCTGAATCATGTGACGTCATCCTGGAGAACGGGCACTTTCCAATCGGGGTGCCTGCAGCATCTGAGGAGGAATTAGTGGAACCAGAATCAAAATATGACTATGAGCAGCGTGGTACCCTTGATGCCACCATGTTGGAAAGGTCTGACTATGACAGTCCTCACTGTCCGTTAGAGATGAGTCCAGGAGACATGGTAGATGGTTATGGACTTCGCTCCTGA
- the LOC114796081 gene encoding interferon gamma receptor 1-like isoform X3 yields the protein MHTVNITETSLDISSYTDNIKTSYMVSVRAAVGFEVSEVETAEFSYDTDLGVQQSCAMDFPSLNVTTEPGRITFRFLYPLFLHKDLVEKEKFTYSTFTSHDDKTWEMSCLLTDDFCSGSVFTNESTGHCIILKVDGFYGSLQLTTDRTVCIKDGIQCHVYIILGTVTFLIILVVIVVVLLIWRRVIKEQVLHFTSVIPSSLSPNSGTGDSTLKPESPCLSPVVTTGQTPLLTLEDCGKGDTVLSESCDVILENGHFPIGVPAASEEELVEPESKYDYEQRGTLDATMLERSDYDSPHCPLEMSPGDMVDGYGLRS from the exons ATGCACACTGTGAACATCACAGAAACCAGCTTGGACATATCTTCATATACGGATAACATTAAAACATCGTACATGGTTTCTGTTCGCGCTGCTGTGGGATTCGAGGTGTCTGAAGTTGAGACTGCTGAATTCAGCTATGATACCGACCTTGGCGTTCAACAATCCT GCGCCATGGACTTCCCATCTCTGAATGTGACCACAGAACCTGGACGAATCACGTTCCGGTTCCTCTACCCCTTATTTTTACACAAAGACCTGGTGGAAAAAGAGAAATTTACTTATTCTACTTTCACCAGTCATGATGAT AAAACATGGGAAATGTCCTGCCTCCTTACAGATGATTTCTGCAGTGGATCTGTTTTCACCAATGAGAGCACTGGACATTGCATCATACTAAAAGTTGATGGGTTCTATGGCAGCCTTCAACTTACCACTGACAGAACTGTGTGCATCAAAGACGGGATACAGT GTCATGTGTACATCATTCTTGGCACAGTCACCTTCTTGATAATCCTGGTGGTGATTGTAGTAGTTCTGCTCATATGGCGGCGGGTGATTAAGGAACAAGTATTACACTTCACTTCTGTCATTCCA AGTTCCCTCAGTCCAAATAGCGGAACAGGTGACTCTACTTTGAAGCCAGAGTCACCTTGTTTAAGTCCAGTGGTGACAACTGGTCAAACACCTCTCTTGACTCTTGAAGATTGTGGTAAGGGAGATACAGTGTTATCTGAATCATGTGACGTCATCCTGGAGAACGGGCACTTTCCAATCGGGGTGCCTGCAGCATCTGAGGAGGAATTAGTGGAACCAGAATCAAAATATGACTATGAGCAGCGTGGTACCCTTGATGCCACCATGTTGGAAAGGTCTGACTATGACAGTCCTCACTGTCCGTTAGAGATGAGTCCAGGAGACATGGTAGATGGTTATGGACTTCGCTCCTGA